A stretch of Bordetella genomosp. 13 DNA encodes these proteins:
- a CDS encoding putative colanic acid biosynthesis acetyltransferase: METFQRLDMFRMPAGFRGRNAVVVQLWWLVDSTLFRGSPQFAYGFRRFLLRLFGARVGRDVLIRPSARITYPWKLRIGDHSWVGDDVVLYSLATIDIGSHAVVSQRGYLCAGYHDHGAPDFPIRGGPIVIEDGAWLATDVFVAPGVTVRRNAVIGARSSVFADMPPDMICHGSPCRPVRERMKRP; this comes from the coding sequence ATGGAGACTTTCCAGCGCCTGGACATGTTCCGGATGCCGGCCGGGTTCCGGGGCCGCAATGCGGTGGTGGTGCAGCTCTGGTGGCTGGTGGACAGCACGCTGTTTCGCGGCTCGCCGCAGTTCGCGTACGGTTTCCGGCGGTTCCTGCTGCGCCTGTTCGGCGCCCGCGTGGGGCGCGACGTGTTGATCAGGCCCAGCGCGCGCATCACGTACCCGTGGAAACTGCGCATCGGCGACCACTCCTGGGTGGGCGACGACGTGGTGCTGTACAGCCTGGCCACCATCGACATCGGTTCGCATGCGGTCGTGTCGCAGCGCGGCTATCTGTGCGCGGGTTATCACGACCATGGCGCGCCCGACTTCCCCATACGCGGCGGCCCGATCGTGATCGAGGACGGCGCCTGGCTGGCCACGGACGTGTTCGTCGCGCCAGGGGTGACGGTGCGGCGCAATGCGGTGATCGGGGCGCGCAGTTCGGTGTTCGCCGACATGCCGCCGGACATGATCTGCCATGGATCGCCGTGCCGGCCGGTCAGGGAGCGCATGAAGCGCCCATGA